From Solibacillus sp. FSL W7-1464:
TTAACGTCTTTATTTTCCGTTGCAGCATGAAGTTTTACCGGGATATTCACTAAGCCGAAGCTAATACTACCTTTCCAGACAGTATGCATGTTGTCACCTCATTTTTCCTTACTATGGGACTAAAAATTTAATTTATGTATTGTCTGAGAAAAAAAACAAAGGATAAATAGAAAAAAACGAAAGTTGGCCTTTATGTGAAACCTATGTTATTAACCGATGCACCGGAAATTCCGTTAGGTGAGGATTGGTTATACGAAACTAAATATGACGGTTATCGTTCTGTTTTATTTTGGGAAAAGGGCAGTCAATCGCCAATATTGAAAAGCCGGAATGGTAACGTTTTAAATGATAAATTTCCTGAAATTATCCGTTACTGTGAGAGTATTTATGACAAAATCAAAGCTTATTTACCGCTTACCTTTGACGGGGAAGTCGTTTACTTAATAAACAATTTTCAAAGCAAATTCTCGTATGTGCAAAAGCGGGGGAAAATGACGAACCAAAAAAATATCGAATCGCATGCAGACACATTCCCGTGTCATTATATTGTGTTTGATTTACTGAAACTAAAAGGGGAAGATAAGGGAAATAGCCGATTAACAACAAGAAAACAATTACTTTCCGACTTTTTTGAACGTCACAATTTACCTGTACCGGTTCAATATACCGATTCAAGGAGACTGCAAATGATCGATGTGTTTGATAATCCGCATGTACTTTGGCAAAACGTAAAGTCCTATAATGGGGAAGGGATCATCGCCAATATCTACATATAACTGTACAAAATATAAATTGTACAATAAACATAATGTATTTCTCTCCATATAAAGGATTTAAGGAACTTTCATGAAATAAATTACTGTACATTACATTTAAAGGGTATTTATAGCATTAATATATATCTTTCCAATTAATTCTATTTATTTCTGTACATATTTTTATTTATATGCATTAATTGTAAATATAGGAATTATATTTTGAAAGGAGGTTGGTTAAATGAGTACAAAGATATATCCGATATATAATTCAAACTACAAATTTAGAGCTGATACAATTTGGATGGATTGGAAAATAAAAAAAAATGGTGAATTCGAAAAAAAACAAATAGCATTTATATGTCTTCAGAATAAGGATAATCAATTTGAAATAGTACATCCAATAACTGATTTTATCTTTTTCAATTGGAGGTATGCTTCATATAACACACAGCGAAAACATGCTTTAAACTTATCCTCCTTTTTAAATTTTATTATAGATAATAGAAATAAATTTAAATTAAAATCATTAAGAGATTTAGAAATTACTCATGGAGAGAAATTTCTTAACAATTTAACAGAAGATGGAAAAGCAAGACAAACAGTTAAAGATATTGAAAGAACCCTGACTTTATTTTATTATTACCTCTCAAACAAAGAATGCTTACCCCTAGTCGCTTCCACAACTTTTGAGTCATATTATAACGAAAGTGGTAAAAAAATACACATATCTCCATTTAAGAATGTTATTCTTCCTAGTTTCTCAAGTAATGAAATGGAACACACTTTTCCTATTGAACATTTACCATTATTCTTTGAAATAGCTTGCTTGACTGCAAAACCTATTGTTCTTGGTTTATACTTTCAGATTTTCGGTGGATTAAGAGTTGGTGAGGTTGTGAATATAAAGAGAAGTTCAATTAAACATACGGTAAATGGGGAATCTATGCTTATAAATTTGAAGGAAAACATGTTCCGTACTGATTTAAAGGATACCAATGGTGCCGATTACGTTAAGAAAGAAAGAAAGCAATCGGTAATGATTTTACAAAACTGGTTTAACCAACTTTATAACGATCATTTAGAACTATATACTTGTGAAGATGGGACAAGCGCATTATTTGTTAATCGTGATGGAAAGGCAATGACTGCGAAAAGTTATAGGCAATACTTTGATAAGGTAAAAAAATATTTTATATATTGTTTAAAAAATAGCAATAATATTAATGATAAATTACTTGCTCACCACCTTAGAATTTCTAAGTGGTCAACTCATATTGGAAGAGGAATCTTTAGTAATATGTTAGCTGAGTATGCAAAAAATCCTTATGAAATTGCAGTTCCCCGTGGTGATAGTTCACTTCTTTCCTCTTTAAGATATCTTAAGGGGACCTCTAGATTTCGAAAAAAATTAGAAGAGAGATTAAATCATATGCATGGTTTCTATATTCCTCGTCTTATTGAAAGTAAAAATGAAAAATGAAATTAGGTGAACGAATGGATAAGTTTACAATTAGAGAAGCTGCTATTTATCTCGGTGTGTCTGAAGAAAAAGTTTATCATTGGACAAGTGTATTTCGCAAGTTAAATATGAGCCAATTGTTAATTAAAATATGAGCCACTAAAAATTGCTCTGTTCGATCCATTCTTTCGTTTCTAAAATTCGATAGGAGCCACCAATCATGTTGATGATGTGCGCTCGATGCGTGAGTCGATCGGTTAAAGCTGATGTTAATACTGGATCGTGGAATACTTCTTCCCAGCGTTCAAACGTTAGATTACTTGTTATAATTGTCGCTGCTCGACCGGCACGTAACGATAAGTGCGTGAACAGAAGTTCTGCTCCTTCTTTATCGAATGAAATGTACCCGAGTTCATCGATGATGACTAAATCATACTTCTCAAATTTTAGTTCAAAGGAGCGCAATGTTCTCGCAGAACGGCTTTCCTTTAATTGATTCACAAGTGATGCTACACTTGTGAAATACACTTTATAGCCCGCTAAACAGGCTTCAATGCCTAATCCAATCGCAAGATGGGTTTTACCGGTACCAGGTGAGCCAATTAATAATACATTTTGCTTCTCCTGTATAAACTTTAGTTCCTTCAAATGAGGAAGGCGAACCGCCGCATTTTGCGGCAGTGCCTCTACATCTAATTCCTCTAATAGCTTTTTCTCTGGGAAGTTGGCTAATCGAATTCGATTAGCTTTTGCTCGCACGTATCGGTCCTCCATTTCCTGTTTTAAAGCGAAATAGAGAAAGTCAGCCGGGGTTGTATGTTGTTCAAATAATACTTCTTGTTCAAGTAAAGAACGAATACTTGGTAAACGTAATTCTTTACACATTTCAATCATCTCTTTTTGCTTGTCCATTAATGAACCACTCCTGTTCCTTTAGAATGAAATAATGCTGCTAATGAAGATAAATTATCTAAAGATTGACTGGTGACATCATCTTGGCCAGTTAAAACAGTACGTACTTCAGCTGACTGTTCTGCTAAGAAAATGATTTTTTCCGTTGTTAGATGAACCAAAGGGTTCTTTTCTAGTTCAGTAATGACTTCTAGTACTCTTGTTAGGCAATCTCGTTCTTTGACATAAACAAGTAGTTCTAGAAAATCTTTTTCATTTCCGATATAATAGCGGTGGTAGATATTTTTTATATCTTTTGGTGCTTGGCTCAAACATTCACTTTGGGCTAAGGCACCTTTTTTCTTTTCCAAGGTGTTTAAATAGTGGTAGATATTCATCACCCAGGCATGAACTTGCCAGCTTCGTTTATGCTTCGCGATGCATTCACCTTCGCTAAATAGAAGCACTTCCTCTGCACGAGCTTTTAACTTAATGTATTCTCCTACATGCCCCTCGGGTACAGAGTAGCGATTGTGACGGTAGGTAACCGTACTATATTTATCCACACGTAGCTCCACTAATTCTGCAGGGTCGAACGGTGCCGCTGTTAAACTGCCAGCTCGTTCAGCTTTTTCTTCCAACATCAATTCATGATGTGTTTTCTCTTTCAAATAATGAACGCGACCATTTAATTTTTCGATAATAGAAACTAAATACTCCTGTGCCTCTTCTAAAGAAACAAACGTATCTCGATGCGCAAATGCTTTGCGACGTATGTATTCCACACTTCGCTCCACATGGCCTTTTTCATTGCCTTTACGAGGCTGACAAAGTCGTATTTGAAAATGATAATGCAAGGATAAACTTTTCATACCGTCGGTAATAAAACGATCATAACCGATAAAGTTTTTGACAACTGTACGCATATTATCGTATGTAAAAACGTGTGGCACAAAGCCTAAAGCTTCGATACATTTTACGTGTGCATCCTGTACACAAACCATTGTTTCTGATTCGTAGAGTCGCGCAAAGCGATCGTTACTATAGGCTAGAGTAAATACGGCCATTGAAAAACTTCTTAGTTTTCCATCGATAAATAACTTTACTTCTCCCCAATCAAACTCAATTTCACGACCAACTTTAGGCTCTTGGCGGATGAATACTTCCTTTTGCTTCTTTTCCTCACGATTCACGAAATTGCGAACTGTCGTATAGCCGATTTTAAACCCTTCATCTAAAAGTTTGTCATGTATATCAATAATCTTTAATTGCTGCTTATGCATATTTACTTCACGCTTATTTTCATTCTGTTTCATCATCTCGCGAATACGCTTCATCACCGTATTTGTTAAAGCTCTCTTTTTTCCCTTACGCTTTTTATATGCCGGAGGCGTAACGTAATTATCTGTAATCGGTAAATTCCTTGTATCTTGTTGTCTTGCCGCTAAGTCTTGTTCGATATATTTCTTAACAGTATTTCGTGACATATTAAGCTTCTCTGCAATTTGACGCTGACTTGTATTGTGCTGGTAGTACTCAATCAATACCAATTGCTTTTTCTCCAAACTGATCACCTCTATATCCTCCTAACTTTTAACAGTTAGGATTATTTTGATATAAAGTGGCTCATATTTCAATTGCGTTTGTGGCTCAGTTTTAGCTTAACAAATACAGACAAGATCAAATCGATTAGAAACTTGTTCATCTTTTAATTCAAAAAGAATCTTGATTGCTAAAAAAGTATTGGAAGATTTCAAATTTACAAATTCAAAAGAACTCTCTTTTTTGAAAAAGGGTGTTCCCAAAGGCTTTTTTACAGTAGATATGTTAGCTCAAAGATTCAACGTTAAAAGAGATACAATTAATTTATGGATAAATAAAAATATTTTTAAAAATATAGAAAAATCAGGAGTCCCATATGGTTCACCTGAGTACTATTTGATTCCTGAAACCGATGTAATTGAATATGAAAGGGAAATCAATGATATTGAGGAACGATATATAAAATCTACTGTTGTCCAAGAAACATTGGGCATTTCTGCAGGTTCATTATATATACTAAAAAAAAAGGGATATTTTGAGGACAGCATAATCTGGAAAGGTAAATTGTATTTATCTAAGTCATCTGTAATATCGCTCAAGAAAAAGTTAGACCAAGAAAGCCAAATGTTAAGTACGAAGGAATTGTCGGAAAACCTAGGGGTTTCAGTTGAACAAGTCCTTAAAATATTTAGACCTGACTTACAATTGTCTCTAAGAGGGGGTAAGTTTCTATTATCTAAAGAAAATTTTGAAAATTTTCTGAGAGATAATGGTGATCTTCTGGCTTATAAAAATAAAGTTATTCCAAAGGGATATTACAATACAAATATGTTAGCCCAATACTTTAATGTTAATCAAACAGAAATAGTACGTTGGATAAATCAGGGTAGATTTGATAGAATTAGAAAATTTAGGGAATCTACTTCAGGACAAACAAGTATTTTTCTTATACCTGAATCCTCTGTAAGAAAGTATGAGGAATTTCTTGATGATTTAAATAAAAATTATGTAACCCCAAACCAAGCTATGGATATCCTAAATGTAAGTAGTTCAACAATTGGTAATTGGATAAATAACAAAAAAATATCCGGTGGAATACTTTGGCTTCGCACTTGGTATCTTCCACTGAAAGAAATCAAAGGAATTATATCTCAAAAATTGTTATTAAAAAAGTTAATATCTTGTAATAAAGCTGCAGAATTATTAGGTGTCTCTCGTAAAACAATAAAAAAATGTTTAGAATTGAACTTATTTAAAGTAACAATTATACAAAATAAAGTTTATTTAAGTCGAGAAGAATTGGAAACACTCCCTGATGATTTTTTTGAGAAATTGAAATCAAATTATAATTTATACGCGTGTAAAATAAAAAGACCTGAAGGATATTTAACCATTAAAGAAGTAGCTGAAAAACTAAATATCTCTTATAATTCCGCGAGCGAACTTATTAATAATGGTAAATTAGGTACACCTATAGAATTTCTAGAAAACGGAAAAAAGTTAAAAGCAATTAGTCTGGATGAAATGAAATTATATATTACAAAATTGGAAAAAAAATCAGAAAAACAAAAACATTGTTTAAATGCAAGTGATGCAGCTCGTTATTTAAATATACATTCTACAACGTTAAGTAGTTATATAAAAAAAGGGTATTTTCCTAATGGTTTTAAAGAAAATAATTATTTCTATATCCCTCTAACAGATTTAGAGGAATATAAGAGAATTAGAAATTTATCAAAACTACCAAACGAAAAGGGAATAAAAATCGATAAAGCTTTTTTGCTAGAACATTTAATTCATTCCATTAAAAATTTCAAAATCCCAAAGCATATTGAAAAAACTAGGGAGTACTATATTGATTATATTTCGGTACGAATATCATCATTAAATGGTCATATAAGCTATGTTAAGTCAGAATGTTCTCGAGCTAAAATTTGCTATGAAAAAATCATTTTAAATTTAACTAACGAATGTTTTGAATTAAG
This genomic window contains:
- the istA gene encoding IS21 family transposase, yielding MISLEKKQLVLIEYYQHNTSQRQIAEKLNMSRNTVKKYIEQDLAARQQDTRNLPITDNYVTPPAYKKRKGKKRALTNTVMKRIREMMKQNENKREVNMHKQQLKIIDIHDKLLDEGFKIGYTTVRNFVNREEKKQKEVFIRQEPKVGREIEFDWGEVKLFIDGKLRSFSMAVFTLAYSNDRFARLYESETMVCVQDAHVKCIEALGFVPHVFTYDNMRTVVKNFIGYDRFITDGMKSLSLHYHFQIRLCQPRKGNEKGHVERSVEYIRRKAFAHRDTFVSLEEAQEYLVSIIEKLNGRVHYLKEKTHHELMLEEKAERAGSLTAAPFDPAELVELRVDKYSTVTYRHNRYSVPEGHVGEYIKLKARAEEVLLFSEGECIAKHKRSWQVHAWVMNIYHYLNTLEKKKGALAQSECLSQAPKDIKNIYHRYYIGNEKDFLELLVYVKERDCLTRVLEVITELEKNPLVHLTTEKIIFLAEQSAEVRTVLTGQDDVTSQSLDNLSSLAALFHSKGTGVVH
- a CDS encoding helix-turn-helix domain-containing protein — encoded protein: MIAKKVLEDFKFTNSKELSFLKKGVPKGFFTVDMLAQRFNVKRDTINLWINKNIFKNIEKSGVPYGSPEYYLIPETDVIEYEREINDIEERYIKSTVVQETLGISAGSLYILKKKGYFEDSIIWKGKLYLSKSSVISLKKKLDQESQMLSTKELSENLGVSVEQVLKIFRPDLQLSLRGGKFLLSKENFENFLRDNGDLLAYKNKVIPKGYYNTNMLAQYFNVNQTEIVRWINQGRFDRIRKFRESTSGQTSIFLIPESSVRKYEEFLDDLNKNYVTPNQAMDILNVSSSTIGNWINNKKISGGILWLRTWYLPLKEIKGIISQKLLLKKLISCNKAAELLGVSRKTIKKCLELNLFKVTIIQNKVYLSREELETLPDDFFEKLKSNYNLYACKIKRPEGYLTIKEVAEKLNISYNSASELINNGKLGTPIEFLENGKKLKAISLDEMKLYITKLEKKSEKQKHCLNASDAARYLNIHSTTLSSYIKKGYFPNGFKENNYFYIPLTDLEEYKRIRNLSKLPNEKGIKIDKAFLLEHLIHSIKNFKIPKHIEKTREYYIDYISVRISSLNGHISYVKSECSRAKICYEKIILNLTNECFELSEEEIHSILIDESYALSHRTLVNWFFQYVFGILGIDNKKNFIITPSSSTKDDEKEIYSPEIYLEYLSYTKNIDRHVLEALKSKHYANMWLFTIMHLIDTWRSTDIVNSLKNIELEAVEINDFEWFLTNKVTKEQAQIVINQIYYKTRSLTTSKTNSLLTFLVPMDFILAAGNAFIICELHRRHTKDEFLLQTLISNSLRARKPNNQHLNFFKYNEDLRDFKSLVMNRSTMTYLFNSIVDEAPDPELALTYTQQTRSHEKEDTTAIYVKATNFDGSLGNVSLNLFNRGHFGWLYNTLIKLLFEDGIDPIPIDVRSHYIMELRKEFSPKQIEDWAVFLKNIDKKRLPILNKLSKLNNLQIKELINGILSGKRPSRNEHGSCLSYPDCEKPHLQSCYSCEFFIPEVYTIIHIKQEIENLMTSIESTMYTTIIERDSYFLKIYLLLLNEAISVYGEKYIETFIDLVGIRKRVLQLSPLLM
- a CDS encoding ATP-dependent DNA ligase; this translates as MLLTDAPEIPLGEDWLYETKYDGYRSVLFWEKGSQSPILKSRNGNVLNDKFPEIIRYCESIYDKIKAYLPLTFDGEVVYLINNFQSKFSYVQKRGKMTNQKNIESHADTFPCHYIVFDLLKLKGEDKGNSRLTTRKQLLSDFFERHNLPVPVQYTDSRRLQMIDVFDNPHVLWQNVKSYNGEGIIANIYI
- the istB gene encoding IS21-like element helper ATPase IstB is translated as MDKQKEMIEMCKELRLPSIRSLLEQEVLFEQHTTPADFLYFALKQEMEDRYVRAKANRIRLANFPEKKLLEELDVEALPQNAAVRLPHLKELKFIQEKQNVLLIGSPGTGKTHLAIGLGIEACLAGYKVYFTSVASLVNQLKESRSARTLRSFELKFEKYDLVIIDELGYISFDKEGAELLFTHLSLRAGRAATIITSNLTFERWEEVFHDPVLTSALTDRLTHRAHIINMIGGSYRILETKEWIEQSNF